A stretch of Bos mutus isolate GX-2022 chromosome 8, NWIPB_WYAK_1.1, whole genome shotgun sequence DNA encodes these proteins:
- the FAM110C gene encoding protein FAM110C translates to MRALDAPASARLLSRDSGTPAAPDAAGPARRSAVERLAADRAKYVRGPPRTGPGPAGGGSSPEATGGQACVPGPGVRRVIARKPLRPDSLVIYRQKCEFARASGADSPRASLVKKLFQGPSKDKTPEPPGAARVGAEWGVRAQGAARAEPGPSTAPAPARSVGTPPRVPAAPRGAELLGARRRGLQRSQSDLSSRYSASLAESDTFFQYCGLEPDVVEALGRENFSAESDRGALKVRSVSVATSDSGFSRRSGEDEGLQEEELAEQVPSTTSVVERNARIIKWLYTCKKAKETPGQGLQGPA, encoded by the coding sequence ATGCGCGCTCTGGACGCCCCCGCGAGCGCGCGGCTCTTGTCCCGGGACTCCGGGACCCCCGCGGCCCCGGACGCGGCTGGGCCGGCTCGCAGGAGCGCGGTGGAGAGGCTGGCGGCCGACCGCGCCAAGTACGTGCGCGGCCCGCCTAGGACCGGCCCAGGCCCGGCTGGCGGGGGCAGCAGCCCCGAGGCGACCGGAGGGCAGGCGTGCGTCCCCGGGCCCGGGGTGCGCAGGGTTATAGCGCGGAAGCCGCTAAGGCCGGACTCGCTGGTCATATACCGTCAGAAGTGCGAGTTCGCCCGAGCGTCGGGAGCCGACAGCCCCAGGGCAAGCCTGGTGAAGAAGCTCTTCCAGGGGCCGAGCAAGGACAAGACGCCCGAGCCTCCCGGCGCCGCCCGGGTGGGAGCGGAGTGGGGGGTCAGGGCCCAGGGGGCCGCCCGGGCCGAGCCTGGCCCCTCCACGGCCCCCGCGCCCGCCCGGTCCGTCGGGACGCCCCCCAGGGTCCCGGCTGCGCCCCGCGGCGCGGAGCTGCTGGGGGCGAGGCGCCGGGGGCTGCAGCGCTCGCAGTCCGACCTCAGCTCGCGCTACTCCGCGTCCTTGGCCGAATCGGACACTTTCTTCCAGTACTGCGGCCTGGAGCCCGACGTGGTGGAGGCGCTCGGGCGGGAGAACTTCTCGGCTGAGTCGGACCGCGGCGCCCTCAAGGTCCGCAGCGTGAGCGTGGCCACCTCCGACAGCGGCTTCTCCCGGCGCAGCGGGGAAGACgaggggctgcaggaggaggagctggcgGAGCAGGTGCCCAGCACCACCTCGGTGGTCGAGAGGAACGCGCGCATCATTAAGTGGCTGTACACCTGCAAGAAGGCCAAGGAGACGCCCGGCCAGGGGCTGCAGGGCCCCGCGTGA